Proteins from one Arsenophonus apicola genomic window:
- the rplU gene encoding 50S ribosomal protein L21, whose protein sequence is MYAVFQSGGKQHRVSEGQTVRLEKLDIATGETVEFDQVLMIADGDDIKIGAPVVEGIKVKAEVIAHGRGEKIKIVKFRRRKHSRKQQGHRQWFTDVKITGIA, encoded by the coding sequence ATGTACGCGGTTTTCCAAAGTGGTGGTAAACAACACCGAGTCAGCGAAGGCCAAACAGTTCGCCTGGAAAAGCTAGACATTGCGACAGGTGAAACTGTTGAGTTCGATCAAGTATTGATGATCGCCGACGGTGATGATATTAAAATCGGTGCGCCTGTCGTTGAAGGCATCAAAGTTAAAGCTGAAGTTATTGCGCATGGTCGCGGTGAGAAAATTAAAATTGTTAAATTTCGTCGCCGTAAACATAGCCGTAAACAACAGGGCCACCGTCAGTGGTTTACTGATGTTAAGATCACTGGTATTGCTTAA
- the dacB gene encoding serine-type D-Ala-D-Ala carboxypeptidase produces MGRSYWLFNLLFIFNQALSAPIETYINYLPTGTNLAFIAQKVGSDTPLIDYHSQQMALPASTQKIITALAALLQLGSDYQFVTYFETEGKIIGHRLKGDLVVRFTGDPTLTRQQIRNMVAELKQLGIEQIDGDLIIDISAFAGQDKAPGWVWNDMTQCFSAPQSAAIIDKNCFSVTLHSGQKPGDIAYIHTAPFYPVNMFSQVITLAKGSTDARYCALDVIPGELNRYILTGCLIQRTEPLPLAFAIQNGASYAGAIIKTSLTNAQIAITGHIKRRHMPTIAGNILATTKSKPLHHLLTIMLKKSDNMIADAIFRTIGREYYGVPGTWSSGSDAIRQILKQKANINLANTIMVDGSGLSRHNLITPAAMMSILQYIAKHDGQLNFIAMLPLAGHDGTLRYRGGLDNAGVNGKVSAKTGALQGVYNLVGFITAQSGQRIAFVQFISAYSLPPAQYNSRRIPLVRFEGHLYKDLYRNN; encoded by the coding sequence ATGGGAAGATCATATTGGTTATTTAACCTACTTTTCATATTCAATCAGGCGCTATCAGCACCCATTGAAACCTATATCAATTATCTGCCCACAGGCACAAATCTCGCTTTTATCGCGCAAAAAGTGGGGAGTGATACGCCGTTGATCGATTACCATAGCCAACAAATGGCGCTGCCTGCAAGTACTCAAAAAATTATTACCGCATTAGCCGCCTTACTTCAATTAGGTAGCGATTATCAATTTGTCACCTATTTCGAAACCGAAGGAAAAATTATCGGTCATCGTTTAAAAGGTGATTTGGTTGTACGCTTCACTGGTGATCCAACCTTAACACGCCAACAAATTCGCAATATGGTAGCTGAATTAAAGCAGCTAGGCATTGAGCAAATTGATGGCGACTTAATTATTGATATATCAGCCTTCGCTGGCCAAGATAAGGCTCCTGGGTGGGTATGGAATGATATGACACAATGTTTTAGTGCTCCACAAAGCGCTGCGATTATCGATAAAAACTGTTTCTCAGTCACTTTACATAGTGGTCAAAAACCTGGCGATATTGCTTATATCCATACTGCCCCTTTTTACCCTGTTAATATGTTCAGCCAAGTTATTACGCTAGCAAAAGGTTCTACTGATGCACGTTATTGTGCATTAGATGTTATACCAGGAGAACTAAACCGTTATATACTAACTGGTTGCTTAATTCAACGCACTGAACCGTTACCATTAGCATTTGCCATTCAAAATGGCGCAAGCTATGCAGGAGCCATAATAAAAACTAGCCTGACAAATGCCCAGATTGCGATTACTGGGCACATTAAACGGCGCCATATGCCTACCATAGCAGGAAATATCCTAGCTACAACAAAATCTAAGCCATTACATCATTTGCTAACAATAATGTTAAAAAAATCTGATAATATGATAGCTGATGCGATCTTTAGAACCATAGGCCGTGAATATTATGGTGTCCCTGGCACCTGGTCTTCTGGCTCCGATGCTATCCGCCAGATTTTAAAACAAAAAGCCAATATTAACTTAGCTAATACAATTATGGTAGATGGTTCAGGGCTATCTCGTCACAATTTAATTACACCAGCGGCTATGATGTCTATTTTGCAATATATTGCTAAACATGATGGTCAACTAAACTTTATTGCTATGTTACCCTTAGCAGGCCATGACGGCACTCTACGTTATCGTGGCGGCTTAGACAATGCCGGAGTTAATGGTAAGGTCTCAGCTAAAACCGGTGCTTTGCAAGGAGTATATAATCTCGTCGGCTTCATTACTGCACAAAGTGGTCAGCGTATCGCTTTCGTACAGTTTATTTCAGCTTATAGCTTACCGCCAGCACAATATAATAGTCGCCGTATTCCACTTGTCCGTTTTGAGGGCCATCTCTACAAAGATCTTTATCGTAATAACTAA
- the cgtA gene encoding Obg family GTPase CgtA: MKFVDEAKILVIAGDGGNGCVSFRREKYIPKGGPDGGDGGDGGDVYLLADENLNTLIDYRFETIFRAERGQNGQSRDCTGKRGQDNTIKVPVGTRIRDFSTSEIVGDMTRHGQRLMVAKGGFHGLGNTRFKSSVNRAPRQKTMGTKGETRELLLELMLLADVGMLGMPNAGKSTFIRSVSAAKPKVADYPFTTLVPSLGVVRVDSEQSFVIADIPGLIEGAAEGAGLGIRFLKHLERCTILLHLIDICPIDGSDPVENVKIIDAELEKYSEKLAQKPRWLVFNKVDLLTTEEANDRAKAIIETLKWQDKYYQISAVNQLGVKALCWDIMTFMQAHPQNISLDNSNGSDKAEFMWDDYHKEQLFDNKTDLDDDDWDEDDEEGIDFIYKR; the protein is encoded by the coding sequence ATGAAATTTGTTGATGAAGCCAAAATATTAGTTATAGCTGGCGATGGTGGCAATGGTTGCGTTAGCTTCCGCCGTGAAAAATATATTCCTAAGGGTGGGCCTGATGGTGGAGATGGTGGAGATGGTGGAGATGTCTATCTGTTGGCTGATGAAAATCTTAATACGTTAATTGATTATCGATTTGAAACCATCTTTCGAGCTGAACGAGGACAGAATGGTCAAAGTCGTGATTGTACAGGTAAACGTGGTCAAGATAACACCATTAAAGTGCCAGTTGGTACACGGATACGCGATTTTTCAACCAGTGAAATCGTCGGTGATATGACGCGTCACGGGCAGCGCTTAATGGTTGCAAAAGGTGGATTTCATGGTTTAGGTAATACTCGATTTAAATCATCAGTCAACCGTGCGCCTCGTCAAAAAACGATGGGAACGAAAGGAGAAACAAGAGAGTTGCTACTTGAATTGATGTTACTTGCTGATGTAGGCATGTTAGGTATGCCAAATGCAGGTAAATCGACTTTCATTCGTTCAGTTTCTGCAGCAAAACCCAAAGTTGCTGATTATCCCTTTACTACATTGGTACCGAGTTTGGGGGTAGTACGTGTGGATAGTGAGCAAAGCTTTGTTATTGCAGATATTCCTGGTTTAATTGAGGGAGCAGCAGAAGGTGCAGGTCTTGGCATTCGTTTCTTAAAGCATTTGGAACGCTGCACGATACTTCTACACCTTATTGATATTTGCCCTATTGATGGTTCTGATCCGGTTGAGAATGTCAAAATAATTGATGCCGAACTGGAAAAATATAGTGAAAAGTTAGCCCAAAAACCGCGGTGGTTAGTGTTTAACAAAGTTGATCTTTTGACTACTGAAGAGGCAAATGATCGTGCAAAAGCTATTATTGAAACTTTAAAATGGCAAGATAAGTATTATCAGATTTCTGCGGTAAATCAGCTAGGCGTTAAAGCACTTTGTTGGGATATTATGACATTTATGCAAGCCCATCCGCAAAATATATCACTAGATAATAGTAACGGATCAGATAAAGCTGAATTTATGTGGGATGATTATCATAAAGAGCAACTATTTGATAATAAAACGGATCTAGATGATGACGATTGGGATGAAGACGATGAAGAGGGAATCGACTTCATTTATAAGCGTTAA
- the rpmA gene encoding 50S ribosomal protein L27, with protein MAHKKAGGSTRNGRDSEAKRLGVKRFGGESVLAGSIIVRQRGTKFHAGINVGCGRDHTLFALADGKVKFEIKGPKNRKYVSIEAE; from the coding sequence ATGGCACATAAAAAGGCTGGCGGCTCAACGCGTAATGGTCGCGATTCCGAAGCAAAACGCCTAGGTGTAAAACGTTTTGGTGGTGAATCTGTATTGGCAGGTAGCATTATTGTTCGTCAGCGTGGTACTAAATTCCATGCTGGTATTAATGTTGGTTGTGGTCGCGATCATACCCTATTTGCATTGGCTGACGGAAAAGTTAAATTTGAAATTAAAGGACCAAAAAATCGTAAATATGTCAGTATTGAAGCTGAATAA